CCGCTCCGGCGAACTGTTCTTCGCAGAACGGTCCGGTCATGAGCTGGGCGTCCGGTCCGAGATCTTTGAGGATGTCTTTGCTCAGGTTCTCGTTGCTGTCCACAATGCGCACGGTAGCCTTAAGCTTGTGCAGCAGTTTTGCTGCGGCAAGGCCTGATCTTCCGGCTCCGGCGACTACTGCCAACCTTCCGGTGAACATGCGGGTCGAGGTGACCTGTTCTACAAATGCGCTGTCCATAACATCCTTTACCTGATCTTCAGGGTACTCAGGGCCATAAGGGCCATTAAAATAGAGATGACCCAGAATCTGATAACAATCTTGGATTCCGGAATTCCCTTGTGTTCAAAATGGTGGTGTAGCGGTGCCATGCGGAAAATCCGCTTGCCGCCGCTGACCTTGAAATAACTAACCTGCATGATTACTGAGATGGTCTCGAAGACGAAAACCCCGCCGACGATGATCAGCAGCAATTCCTGCTTACAGAGTACAGCGACAAAACCGAGCACGCCGCCGATGCTGAGTGATCCTACATCACCCATGAAAAGCTGCGCCGGATATGCGTTGTACCAGAGGAAACCAAGCCCCGCGCCCACAAGTGCACCGCAGAAGACGGTGACCTCACCCACGCCGGGAACATGGGGGACATTTAGATAGCTGGCCATGCCCACGTGTCCGGCGATGTAAATAAAAAATGCATAACAGGTGGCACTGGTGATGGAAGGCCCGATAGCCAGACCGTCTAGTCCATCCGTAAGGTTGACTCCGTTGGATGCCCCGATCATGACCAGCAGGGCAAACGGAAGATACATCCAGCCGAGGTTCGGAGTAAAATTCTTGAAAAAAGGCACCGCCAATTCCGTGGAATATGCGGGCTGCATGATCAGGAATCCCACTGCTGTTCCAGCTACCAGCAGCTGGCCTAAAAGCTTGGCTTTGGGGGAAATACCCTTATTCTTCTTGCCTTTGATTTTGGTGTAATCATCCACAAAACCAACCAGCCCGAATCCGGCAAAGACCAGCATGGTCAGCCAGACATAGACATTGGTCAAATCTGCCCAGAGCAGGGTGGAGACCAGCACACCAAATCCCAGCAGCAGGCCGCCCATAGTCGGGGTTCCGGCCTTGCATTTGTGCATTTCACCCACTTCGTCTTGAATGTACTGCCCGCATTTAACTTTTTGCAGCCAGCGCATCATCATGGGCCCGAGTACGATTGTAATGACCAGCGCGGTCAGCAGGGCGTAGATGGAGCGAAAGGTGATGTAGCGGAATACGTTAAGTGCACCTATTTGCGCACTCAAGGGGACTAGAAAATGATAAATCATGCTTTGTTTCCTCCGGTCTCCCCATTGATGTCATTGTTAAGTGCGTGGAAGTAATCTTCCATGCGGCAGGACCTCGACCCTTTAAAGAGGACTACCGCATCGCTGAGACCCAGTTCGTGTATTCCGTTCAAAAATTCAGCAGGCTTGTTCACCGGAACCAAAGTAGAGCCGTTGGTATTTGAGGCTACTTCGGCGTAGTGTCCGCCATGGTAAAATGTTGCGTCCGGATTCACTGAAGCGATCTTGATGCCAAGGTCGCAATGCGCACACCCGGCCTCTTCGCCCAGTTCCAGCATATCTCCGAGTACCAGTACCAGCGGCCTTTCTCCGGCAATACGCTTGGCAGTGTCGATGGCCCGGTTCATGGATAATGGATTGGCGTTGTATGAGTCGTCGATAAGTGTCCATTCGCCGTGGGTGTGGCAGTGAAATCTCTGCTTGGGCAGTTCAACTGTTGCCAGTCTTTCGGCGATATCTGTAAGCTCCATACCCAATTGGTGAGCCGCACAGGTTACGGCGGCTGCGTTTTCCGCAAAGTGGGAACCGCAGGTGGGCAGGATCACTTCTGCTGTTTCTGCACCGGCCTTGATCAGGAACCTTCCAGAACCGTCAGGCAGGGTGTGCAGCAAGGTGCTGTAGTATTCTGCATTTTCATCCTGAGAGGAAAATGGAATGGACGCGGTGATTTCATTTGCCGCATTCCAGAGCAGTTCGTGATCCTTGCAGCACAGGGCTTTGCCTTCGGGGCGGATGTATTTGAAAAGTGATGATTTCTGAACAGCCACATTTTCCAGCGAACCAAGGCCCTCGAGGTGTGCGGGGCCGATGTTATGGACAATAGCCATATCGGGCTGGGCAATGGGACCAAGCTCGCCCATGTCGTGGGGCAGGCTGATGCCAAGCTCCATGACCCAGTAAGTTTCCTCACCGGTTGCTTCAAGCATGGAAAGAGGCAGACCTAGCTGGTTGTTCAGGTTCATGAAATTTTTATGCACAGATCCGGACCCGGAAAGTACGTGGGCCAGCATCTCTTTTACGGTTGTCTTGCCTGCTGAACCTGTAACGGCGATCATGCGGGCCTTGGATTTCATACGCCAGTATGCGGCAACCCGCCCGAGGGCCTGAACAGTATCACGGACCATGATGATCGGCTTATCTGCAAGCTCGGGCATGAATTGGGAAACAACAACCGCAACCGCTCCGGCTTCAAGAGCCGCTTCGGCAAAGTTGTGACCGTCGAAATTTTCCCCTTCAATGCAGAAGAAGACATCGCCTTTTCCCACCAGCCTGCTGTCAATGCGCACGGCTGCGATTTCGATGTCTGCCGCAGAGGGTAGATCACTGCTCCCCATGAGCTGTTCTTCGAGTTCAGACAAAGTCAGCTTCACCCGTAAATCTCCTTGATTGCCTTTGAGACTTCCTCGCTGTCGCTGAAGTCCCTCTTTTCTGTTCCGATAATTTGATATGTTTCGTGACCCTTGCCCGCGATGAGAAGCACATCCTCCGCAGTCATTTCTGCAACCGCTTTCCTGATGGCCTCGGCGCGGTCAACTTCTTCGATTATATGATCACAGCCCCTGAGACCGGGACGTACATCTTCGATAATCAGCATGGGATCTTCGGTGCGCGGGTTGTCCGAGGTCAGCACTGCCACATCTGAATAACGGCAGGCTGATTCAGCCATGAGCGGACGTTTGGCCCGGTCGCGGTCTCCGCCGCAGCCGAACACGCTGATGACCCTGTTGAAATTAAGGTCTTTCAGGGTGCGCAGGACGTTGTCCAGTGCATCCGGGGTGTGGGCGTAATCCACGAAAATATTGAGTCCTTGATCGTTACGGACCCGCTCAAGTCTACCGGGTACACCGTCAAACTCTTTGAACACGTCCATTTGGTCCGGGGTAAGGCCCATGTGCAGACCGATGGCCTGTGCTGCCAGCAGGTTGGAACCGTTGAACTTACCGATAAGGTCAGTTTCAATTTCCCACTGCTCTCCGTCGCAGGTCATTTTCAGACGCATACCGTCACCGGAGCAGGAGACCATTTCTCCGCACAGGGATTTGCATCCAGTGGCGCAGCTTTTGTCCATGCCGTAACCGATGGCCGGGGAATAGCATTCCAGCAGACGTCTGCCGAAGGGATCGTCAAAGTTGATGATGCCCCGTTTAAGT
This DNA window, taken from Marinifilum sp. JC120, encodes the following:
- a CDS encoding UDP-N-acetylmuramoyl-L-alanyl-D-glutamate--2,6-diaminopimelate ligase, with amino-acid sequence MSKTVLNKTKWDALLAKVSDGLMVQTDSREVREGDVFVAISGPLRDGADFVPQALENGAAYIICEKEVFTDSAELITHPSPREALGELAMTYFKTGDTKIKLIGITGTNGKTTTTYLIEQLLSSAGIKVGVLGTVSYRWPGFEQEAPLTTPGCWQLHEMLAKMNKADVDVAVMEVSSHALHQNRVCGLNFDAAVITNVTQDHLDYHGDMEEYFKAKCLLFQHYPSALKRGIINFDDPFGRRLLECYSPAIGYGMDKSCATGCKSLCGEMVSCSGDGMRLKMTCDGEQWEIETDLIGKFNGSNLLAAQAIGLHMGLTPDQMDVFKEFDGVPGRLERVRNDQGLNIFVDYAHTPDALDNVLRTLKDLNFNRVISVFGCGGDRDRAKRPLMAESACRYSDVAVLTSDNPRTEDPMLIIEDVRPGLRGCDHIIEEVDRAEAIRKAVAEMTAEDVLLIAGKGHETYQIIGTEKRDFSDSEEVSKAIKEIYG
- the murF gene encoding UDP-N-acetylmuramoyl-tripeptide--D-alanyl-D-alanine ligase codes for the protein MKLTLSELEEQLMGSSDLPSAADIEIAAVRIDSRLVGKGDVFFCIEGENFDGHNFAEAALEAGAVAVVVSQFMPELADKPIIMVRDTVQALGRVAAYWRMKSKARMIAVTGSAGKTTVKEMLAHVLSGSGSVHKNFMNLNNQLGLPLSMLEATGEETYWVMELGISLPHDMGELGPIAQPDMAIVHNIGPAHLEGLGSLENVAVQKSSLFKYIRPEGKALCCKDHELLWNAANEITASIPFSSQDENAEYYSTLLHTLPDGSGRFLIKAGAETAEVILPTCGSHFAENAAAVTCAAHQLGMELTDIAERLATVELPKQRFHCHTHGEWTLIDDSYNANPLSMNRAIDTAKRIAGERPLVLVLGDMLELGEEAGCAHCDLGIKIASVNPDATFYHGGHYAEVASNTNGSTLVPVNKPAEFLNGIHELGLSDAVVLFKGSRSCRMEDYFHALNNDINGETGGNKA
- a CDS encoding phospho-N-acetylmuramoyl-pentapeptide-transferase, whose protein sequence is MIYHFLVPLSAQIGALNVFRYITFRSIYALLTALVITIVLGPMMMRWLQKVKCGQYIQDEVGEMHKCKAGTPTMGGLLLGFGVLVSTLLWADLTNVYVWLTMLVFAGFGLVGFVDDYTKIKGKKNKGISPKAKLLGQLLVAGTAVGFLIMQPAYSTELAVPFFKNFTPNLGWMYLPFALLVMIGASNGVNLTDGLDGLAIGPSITSATCYAFFIYIAGHVGMASYLNVPHVPGVGEVTVFCGALVGAGLGFLWYNAYPAQLFMGDVGSLSIGGVLGFVAVLCKQELLLIIVGGVFVFETISVIMQVSYFKVSGGKRIFRMAPLHHHFEHKGIPESKIVIRFWVISILMALMALSTLKIR